The following coding sequences lie in one Paraflavitalea devenefica genomic window:
- a CDS encoding RagB/SusD family nutrient uptake outer membrane protein: MRTTLIYIQLLLVVVILVSSCKKEDFLDRFPQDAISEPTFFKNESDLKLYCNRYYSLLTTQSFSLDQNSDIMVPRNIDPLLGGQVIVPASGGGWTWTNERGLNFFLQRYQRAAENDAVKNRYAGEIRLFRAISYWQKVKRFGDVPWISKDLNDQSPELYNPRDPHKKVMDSVLADLDFAVANLPETVTGVDADRLHKYAALAIKSRICLWEGTFRKYHVLGDETKSLREAANAAEAVITSGKYDIYTTGNPARDYYNLFIVEELNSNKEAIMPRRYIKDVLMHNITRQVGESNNGWSKSFAKSFLCTDGLPVAVSPLYKGDDSLDAERTNRDPRFTQLIATRGFTFQVSLAGVRDTIALPRIGTNVTTTGYQIIKGRSADITQWNANQSTLDLFLCRYAEVLLNYAEAKAELGECDQAVLDNTITKLRSRVGMPAMTIAGLTKDPDSDFPTLPVLIDEIRRERKIELAGDGFRFDDLLRWKAGKLIENPATILGMKLHPNVKAQYPPAQVNGIPLDANNYIRVYTNITARVWNDKYYLYPLPTQELALNPKLAPQNPNW, from the coding sequence ATGCGAACTACTCTAATCTATATACAACTACTCCTGGTAGTAGTCATCCTTGTATCTTCCTGCAAAAAAGAAGACTTCCTCGACAGGTTCCCGCAAGATGCGATCAGTGAACCCACCTTCTTTAAAAATGAATCGGACCTCAAGCTCTATTGCAACCGTTATTACAGCCTGCTCACCACACAATCCTTCAGCCTGGACCAAAATTCCGATATTATGGTGCCCAGGAACATTGATCCCCTGCTCGGCGGCCAGGTCATTGTTCCTGCTTCGGGCGGCGGATGGACATGGACCAATGAAAGAGGGTTGAACTTCTTCCTGCAGCGCTACCAACGGGCGGCGGAAAACGATGCCGTGAAAAACAGGTATGCTGGTGAAATCCGCCTCTTCAGGGCTATCAGCTACTGGCAAAAAGTAAAACGTTTCGGTGATGTGCCCTGGATAAGCAAAGACCTGAACGACCAATCTCCCGAATTATACAACCCAAGAGACCCGCACAAAAAGGTGATGGATTCTGTACTGGCCGATCTTGATTTTGCCGTGGCCAATCTTCCTGAAACGGTTACCGGTGTGGATGCCGACCGCCTTCACAAATATGCCGCCCTCGCTATTAAATCAAGGATATGTCTCTGGGAAGGAACCTTCCGAAAATACCATGTCCTCGGTGATGAAACCAAATCCTTACGCGAAGCTGCCAACGCCGCCGAAGCGGTGATCACTTCCGGCAAATATGATATTTACACCACAGGTAATCCGGCAAGAGACTATTACAACCTCTTCATCGTGGAAGAGTTGAATAGCAACAAAGAAGCCATCATGCCCAGGCGGTATATCAAAGATGTTTTGATGCACAACATTACCAGGCAGGTGGGTGAATCCAACAACGGCTGGAGTAAAAGCTTTGCCAAGTCTTTTCTTTGCACCGATGGTCTGCCGGTTGCTGTAAGCCCCCTGTACAAAGGGGATGATTCATTGGATGCCGAAAGGACAAACCGGGACCCGCGCTTTACGCAGTTGATCGCTACCCGTGGTTTTACCTTCCAGGTAAGCCTGGCCGGCGTGAGAGATACCATTGCACTGCCCAGGATAGGCACCAATGTGACCACCACCGGCTACCAGATCATCAAAGGCCGCTCTGCCGACATCACACAATGGAATGCCAACCAGTCTACCTTAGACCTCTTTCTTTGTCGTTACGCTGAAGTGCTGCTCAACTATGCCGAAGCAAAAGCCGAACTGGGCGAATGCGATCAGGCAGTGCTGGACAACACCATCACCAAATTGCGTAGCAGGGTAGGCATGCCTGCTATGACCATTGCAGGCCTTACAAAAGATCCCGATTCCGACTTTCCCACACTGCCCGTATTGATTGATGAGATCAGGCGCGAAAGGAAAATTGAACTGGCGGGTGATGGCTTCCGCTTCGATGATCTCCTGCGCTGGAAAGCCGGGAAACTCATAGAGAACCCCGCTACTATTCTCGGTATGAAACTCCATCCCAATGTGAAAGCCCAATACCCGCCGGCGCAGGTGAATGGGATACCCCTCGATGCCAACAACTACATCAGGGTATATACCAATATCACCGCAAGGGTATGGAATGATAAATATTACTTATATCCTTTGCCCACCCAGGAACTGGCCTTAAATCCGAAGCTGGCGCCGCAAAATCCCAACTGGTAA
- a CDS encoding SusC/RagA family TonB-linked outer membrane protein, with protein MKLSAIILLATVLQVAARTEGQTVTLRVRNEPVKKVLLQIQKSTGLDLLIDEALLEKAGRVTFQVENRPVLEVLERCFQKEQVTYAVINGRIVIKPVVIDLPQAAKTFANSKPLPPVIIVKGKIVDEQGNPLSGASIKIKGSNKGTSSDDNGNFLLEVPDQEAVLLISFVGYQSMEMPTSQSGELRITLKRDDGKVEEVVVVGYGTQKKVNLTGAVASVDGDVLKSRPIVNLGQGLQGFLPNLNITLGNGSPGRGATYNIRGTTSLNGGGPLVLVDGVQMDPNLINPADVENVTVLKDAASAAIYGVRAAYGVILITTKNPKRNAPLRISYSTSYTFTRPTRMPEYANSLQYAAMHREADYTGSISGGTRAGEAVTLEDSTNIAKFFNDPVNNLPVYVDPGNPSKYRYVGNTDWIKELYPGWAPMMDHNLSLSGGQGKTAYVASLGYFNQKGLLKIGNEKVERYNAGLKLNTEATTWLDLNFRMSLNRTQSNKPNVASHGGLSTGWISGDLRPTMPVYHPDGHYSGQGSYTNMVALANLNGRIKEVANDLWLTGGFVIRPFNHVRVTADYTWNGYNRNYTQHYKEYKEYGVNGVLLGTFPWTTPSRVIEVNNNDYYQALNAYADYENTFAQRHYVKATVGYNQELKQFKSYTASAKNLIDQTVPAINLNSDNLPTVGGSAGEWALNGTFFRVNYAYDGKYLLEVNGRYDGTSRFPRGKRYTFLPSVSAGWRISKEKFFDPLLGIVDDLKLRASWGTLGNQAGDVLGNYPYLATMPVGTVAHVFTNQLGVFVGVPGLISPDFSWEKVTTQNFGLDAAFFKNRLTLGFDWYIRATKDMIVGGTPLPAVLGTTSPNRNAADLETKGWELSLGWKDVLNKDISYDVNLVLSDYKARITKYDLNPQKVIGSRYPGENIGEIWGFVTDGFFQTDAEAAAANQSNLWNGKWLAGDIRFTDLNKDGKVDFGKSTVDSSGDRRVIGNNTPRYQFGLNLSVAWKGIDLTLFIQGLLKRDVVLSGSPFWGYTDEWSIPWKHHADSWRPDNTNAYYPRLRFGGGGNFQTQTKYLQNAAYARMKQITVGYTLPRQLLEKVKLKSTRVYFTAQNLFEITKLHKAFDPEVLNGQDYPLNRAVSFGLQLGL; from the coding sequence ATGAAATTGTCTGCAATCATTTTACTCGCCACTGTTTTACAGGTGGCCGCCAGGACCGAAGGCCAAACAGTAACCCTCCGCGTCAGAAATGAACCTGTAAAAAAAGTACTGTTACAAATACAAAAATCAACCGGCCTCGATCTACTCATAGATGAAGCCCTCCTGGAAAAAGCGGGCAGGGTAACCTTCCAGGTAGAGAACAGGCCTGTATTGGAAGTGTTGGAGCGCTGTTTTCAAAAAGAGCAGGTTACCTATGCTGTGATAAATGGCCGCATCGTGATAAAGCCGGTTGTAATCGATCTCCCACAGGCCGCAAAGACTTTTGCCAACAGCAAACCGCTACCACCCGTTATTATTGTGAAAGGTAAAATAGTGGATGAGCAAGGCAATCCCTTATCCGGCGCCTCCATAAAAATAAAAGGCTCCAATAAAGGAACTTCCTCCGATGACAATGGCAACTTTTTACTGGAAGTACCCGACCAGGAAGCTGTCCTCCTCATTTCCTTTGTTGGCTACCAAAGTATGGAAATGCCGACTTCCCAATCCGGTGAACTCAGGATAACCCTTAAAAGGGACGATGGCAAAGTAGAAGAAGTGGTAGTGGTTGGATACGGTACCCAAAAGAAAGTTAACCTCACCGGTGCTGTCGCTTCTGTAGATGGCGATGTGTTGAAAAGCAGGCCCATCGTAAACCTCGGACAAGGGTTACAGGGTTTCCTTCCCAACCTGAATATTACACTGGGCAATGGTTCGCCGGGTAGGGGAGCTACTTATAACATAAGGGGTACTACCTCCCTCAATGGTGGTGGCCCACTGGTGCTTGTTGATGGCGTACAGATGGATCCTAACCTCATCAATCCTGCCGACGTTGAAAATGTAACCGTATTAAAAGATGCAGCTTCAGCAGCCATCTACGGTGTCAGGGCAGCTTACGGCGTTATACTCATCACCACCAAAAATCCTAAGAGGAATGCGCCCCTGCGCATCAGCTATTCCACCTCCTATACCTTCACCAGGCCTACCCGCATGCCGGAATATGCCAACTCCCTGCAATATGCAGCTATGCACCGCGAGGCCGACTATACAGGAAGCATTTCAGGCGGAACCCGGGCGGGTGAAGCGGTTACCTTGGAGGATTCCACCAACATCGCAAAATTCTTTAACGATCCTGTCAACAACCTGCCTGTATATGTTGATCCCGGCAATCCCTCCAAATACCGGTATGTAGGCAACACCGATTGGATCAAAGAACTATATCCCGGATGGGCGCCCATGATGGACCATAACCTATCACTTTCAGGAGGCCAGGGCAAAACCGCCTATGTGGCTTCCCTGGGTTATTTTAACCAGAAGGGGCTGCTGAAGATCGGTAACGAAAAAGTAGAAAGGTATAATGCCGGTTTAAAATTAAATACAGAAGCAACGACATGGCTCGACCTGAACTTTAGAATGAGTCTCAACCGTACGCAAAGCAACAAACCCAACGTAGCCAGTCATGGCGGGTTATCCACTGGTTGGATATCCGGCGACCTTCGACCTACCATGCCCGTTTATCATCCCGATGGCCATTACTCCGGCCAGGGAAGTTATACCAATATGGTAGCGCTAGCCAATCTTAATGGGAGGATCAAAGAAGTGGCCAATGATCTCTGGCTTACCGGAGGTTTTGTAATAAGACCATTTAATCATGTAAGGGTGACCGCCGATTATACCTGGAATGGGTATAACCGCAACTATACCCAACACTACAAGGAGTACAAAGAATATGGTGTGAATGGTGTATTGCTGGGTACTTTCCCCTGGACAACGCCCAGCAGGGTTATAGAAGTCAATAACAATGATTACTACCAGGCCCTGAATGCGTATGCCGATTACGAAAACACTTTTGCACAACGGCATTATGTAAAAGCAACCGTAGGTTACAACCAGGAACTAAAGCAGTTTAAAAGCTATACTGCCTCTGCCAAAAACCTGATCGATCAAACCGTTCCGGCTATCAACCTCAATAGCGATAACCTGCCCACCGTTGGCGGAAGTGCCGGCGAATGGGCCTTGAACGGCACCTTCTTCAGGGTCAACTATGCCTATGATGGAAAATACCTGTTGGAAGTGAATGGCCGGTATGATGGTACCTCCCGTTTCCCAAGAGGAAAAAGATACACCTTCCTGCCCTCTGTTTCTGCCGGTTGGAGAATATCAAAAGAAAAATTCTTTGATCCCTTACTCGGTATAGTAGACGACCTGAAATTAAGGGCCTCCTGGGGCACGCTGGGCAACCAGGCCGGGGATGTATTGGGCAATTATCCGTACCTGGCCACCATGCCGGTGGGAACAGTAGCCCATGTATTTACCAACCAGTTGGGCGTATTTGTAGGTGTGCCCGGTTTGATCAGCCCCGATTTTAGCTGGGAAAAAGTAACTACCCAAAACTTTGGACTCGATGCCGCCTTCTTCAAAAACAGGTTGACGCTTGGCTTTGATTGGTACATAAGGGCCACAAAAGACATGATTGTGGGTGGTACGCCACTTCCGGCTGTATTGGGTACCACCTCACCCAACAGGAATGCAGCCGACCTGGAGACCAAAGGATGGGAACTGAGCCTTGGCTGGAAAGATGTGCTCAATAAAGACATTTCCTATGATGTTAACCTCGTTCTGTCCGATTACAAAGCAAGGATCACCAAATATGACCTGAATCCACAAAAAGTAATTGGTAGCCGCTACCCGGGTGAAAACATTGGAGAGATATGGGGCTTTGTGACGGATGGCTTTTTCCAGACCGATGCGGAAGCGGCGGCTGCCAATCAATCCAACCTGTGGAACGGTAAATGGCTGGCGGGTGATATCCGCTTTACCGACCTGAATAAGGATGGCAAAGTTGATTTTGGCAAATCAACAGTTGATTCTTCCGGCGACAGGAGGGTCATAGGCAACAATACCCCGCGGTACCAATTTGGCCTGAACCTCTCCGTTGCCTGGAAAGGAATTGACCTGACGCTTTTCATACAAGGATTATTAAAAAGAGACGTTGTGCTGAGTGGCAGTCCATTTTGGGGGTATACGGATGAGTGGTCCATTCCCTGGAAGCACCATGCCGACTCCTGGAGGCCTGACAATACCAATGCTTATTATCCGAGATTACGATTTGGTGGTGGTGGTAATTTCCAAACCCAAACCAAATACCTGCAAAATGCAGCTTATGCCCGGATGAAACAGATCACAGTAGGATATACCCTGCCTCGACAACTACTGGAAAAAGTAAAATTGAAATCTACCCGGGTATACTTCACGGCGCAAAACCTGTTTGAAATAACGAAGCTGCACAAGGCCTTTGACCCCGAGGTATTGAACGGACAGGATTACCCCTTGAACAGGGCGGTCTCTTTTGGCCTGCAGTTGGGCCTTTAA
- a CDS encoding FecR family protein encodes MEKQQPDYQRLFEKLINNQCSPQEVDLIMAWLNEQEQKEVVERQVLEQLSRQYPTGQIDEAVKARLESSLQHILASEKKIAPRAQGRRSFMANAGRFAAAAAVLLLFLAAAWILIARQQGTKKEVTVVPVPQDVRPGQNKAVLTLSDGRKILLDSTTKGQLVLQGSTQVDYKNGQVTYHGIQQPGQSDMVYNTLSTAKGETYSLTLADGSRVWLNAASSVRFPVAFTGRERRVEIAGEAFFKVAKDRARPFIASVNGMDVRALGTEFNINAYPDEPAIKTTLVEGAVKVTTPQRSRILAPGQQSLFTGDGHLEMDKHINIEEVIAWKEGVFHFESADLKAILRQFARWYNVEIIYEGPVKNRKFFGVVNRNNTLKQVLEMLRDNEIIYSIEGRKLIVKAG; translated from the coding sequence GTGGAAAAGCAACAACCCGATTATCAGCGCCTGTTTGAAAAGCTGATCAATAACCAATGTTCTCCACAGGAAGTGGACCTGATAATGGCCTGGCTTAACGAGCAGGAGCAAAAAGAGGTGGTGGAGCGCCAGGTATTGGAGCAGTTGAGCCGTCAATATCCCACCGGCCAGATAGACGAGGCAGTAAAGGCCAGGCTGGAAAGTAGCCTGCAACACATCCTGGCTTCGGAAAAGAAGATTGCTCCACGGGCACAAGGTCGAAGAAGCTTTATGGCCAATGCGGGGCGCTTTGCGGCTGCCGCGGCAGTATTGCTGTTGTTCCTCGCAGCCGCCTGGATATTGATTGCCAGGCAGCAGGGGACGAAAAAAGAGGTCACCGTGGTGCCTGTCCCCCAGGATGTGCGGCCCGGGCAAAACAAGGCTGTATTAACCCTCAGTGATGGCAGGAAGATCCTCCTGGATAGTACCACAAAAGGGCAGTTAGTCCTGCAGGGTAGTACACAGGTAGATTACAAAAACGGACAGGTTACTTACCACGGCATTCAACAGCCAGGTCAAAGTGATATGGTATACAACACCCTGTCAACCGCAAAAGGCGAAACCTATTCACTCACCCTGGCAGATGGAAGCCGTGTTTGGCTCAATGCCGCTTCTTCCGTTCGCTTTCCCGTTGCCTTCACCGGCCGGGAAAGAAGAGTGGAAATTGCCGGCGAAGCCTTTTTTAAAGTAGCAAAAGACCGCGCCCGGCCATTTATTGCGTCGGTCAATGGCATGGATGTCCGGGCATTGGGTACCGAATTCAATATAAATGCTTACCCCGATGAGCCCGCCATTAAAACCACCCTGGTAGAAGGCGCTGTGAAAGTGACCACGCCCCAACGCTCACGTATTCTCGCTCCCGGTCAGCAATCATTATTCACCGGAGACGGCCACCTGGAAATGGATAAGCATATCAACATAGAGGAGGTCATCGCCTGGAAGGAAGGCGTCTTTCATTTTGAAAGTGCCGACCTGAAAGCCATCCTGCGGCAATTTGCCCGTTGGTACAACGTAGAGATCATTTATGAAGGCCCCGTGAAAAACCGGAAGTTTTTCGGGGTAGTGAACCGCAACAATACTTTAAAACAAGTGCTTGAAATGCTCAGGGATAATGAAATTATCTACAGCATAGAGGGCAGAAAACTCATTGTAAAAGCCGGATAA
- a CDS encoding RNA polymerase sigma factor, translated as MRPDLLYDENALLRQLKAGDPAAFTALYRHHSESLYAGILRLVKISQVAEEMVQEIFTRIWHKRHELTIETSFAAYLHKAGQNQVIDFYRKLQRDRRLFNHFKAIATENYSHIEEQLTYSEKIVVLQKALDTLPPQQKKVYQLCKMEGFSYKAAASELGISPFTVKEYLTKARHTLKSYFQSHPDALLVLLLAAMSEAH; from the coding sequence ATGAGGCCCGACTTGCTTTATGATGAAAATGCCTTGCTGCGTCAACTCAAAGCTGGCGACCCCGCCGCATTCACTGCCTTGTACCGCCACCACAGTGAATCCTTATACGCCGGCATCCTTCGATTGGTGAAAATCAGCCAGGTAGCCGAAGAAATGGTCCAGGAAATTTTTACCCGCATCTGGCATAAAAGACATGAATTGACCATCGAAACCAGCTTTGCCGCCTACCTGCACAAGGCAGGACAAAACCAGGTCATAGACTTCTACCGGAAACTACAGCGCGACAGGCGGCTATTCAACCATTTTAAAGCGATAGCCACGGAGAATTATTCCCACATTGAAGAGCAATTAACCTACAGCGAAAAAATCGTTGTATTGCAAAAAGCCCTCGATACATTGCCCCCGCAGCAAAAAAAGGTCTACCAGCTATGTAAAATGGAGGGGTTTTCTTACAAGGCAGCCGCCTCCGAACTGGGCATTTCTCCCTTTACGGTGAAAGAATACCTGACCAAGGCCCGGCACACACTCAAGTCATACTTTCAAAGTCACCCGGATGCCCTGCTGGTCCTGCTCCTGGCTGCCATGAGTGAGGCGCATTAA
- a CDS encoding NAD(P)H-dependent oxidoreductase: MASEQKSILIINGSIRGTEGNCWALSTMAASYLRTNLHTAASIFTLTDPKPPIPEVYEMINDHDGLLVVTGAYWNNWSSSLQRFIEVVTAFENSPAFFGKPVACAVTMDSVGGIEVAARIHAIFSGLGCWSPPCSTVVLSRVGQEAITASKGREDNPNDDVWCREDLHIVLQNLVTATSFPREAWISWPHIGLKVPDQPWPEQGPLNMNTPKFL, translated from the coding sequence ATGGCAAGCGAACAAAAAAGCATACTCATCATTAATGGCTCCATCAGGGGCACAGAAGGCAACTGCTGGGCGCTTTCAACAATGGCCGCCAGCTACCTGCGCACCAACCTGCATACCGCAGCTTCCATTTTTACGCTCACCGATCCCAAACCTCCCATCCCGGAAGTGTATGAGATGATCAACGATCATGATGGATTGCTGGTCGTTACCGGTGCGTACTGGAATAACTGGAGCTCTTCCTTGCAGCGGTTCATTGAAGTAGTTACCGCTTTTGAAAATTCCCCGGCCTTCTTCGGCAAGCCTGTTGCCTGCGCAGTGACCATGGATTCTGTAGGCGGTATAGAAGTAGCAGCGAGGATACATGCTATATTTTCCGGACTGGGTTGCTGGAGCCCGCCCTGCTCCACCGTAGTGTTATCGAGAGTTGGTCAGGAAGCCATTACTGCTTCCAAAGGACGGGAAGACAATCCTAATGATGACGTCTGGTGCCGGGAGGACCTGCATATTGTTTTGCAGAACCTGGTAACAGCCACTTCATTCCCGCGCGAAGCGTGGATCTCCTGGCCACATATCGGGCTGAAGGTCCCGGACCAGCCATGGCCGGAACAGGGGCCATTGAACATGAACACACCAAAATTTCTGTAA